A genomic window from Prunus persica cultivar Lovell chromosome G2, Prunus_persica_NCBIv2, whole genome shotgun sequence includes:
- the LOC18785590 gene encoding uncharacterized protein LOC18785590, with the protein MEEFEKKVSLRDPMEEEEEEREKAGKCSSKTIDLLREFLGIQQRRAEAYAKLKRGFGEYMVSCSGAHGELAYQQVCSEVTLEFNECSKHVLRIESLFLNDPDYGRVDLAHLLRAVQTQEKQKLNLTATIQVLKKAGRPSERLVSHENCRFKKPMEHECVHLHEITEAAGTEEAEADAQYDNDLKEAIRGVQDAVTAINEHLEEVRYEIAALEAE; encoded by the exons ATGGAAgaatttgagaagaaggtcTCACTAAGAGACCcaatggaagaagaagaagaagaaagggagaaGGCAGGAAAGTGCTCGTCGAAAACCATCGATTTGCTGCGCGAGTTCCTCGGAATTCAGCAGCGGAGGGCGGAAGCATACGCGAAGTTGAAAAGAGGGTTTGGGGAGTATATGGTGTCGTGTTCAGGGGCACATGGGGAGTTGGCCTACCAACAAGTTTGCAGTGAGGTGACGCTGGAATTCAACGAGTGCTCAAAGCACGTGCTTCGTATTGAATCGCTCTTTCTCAACGATCCCGATTATGGCCGAGTTGATTTGGCCCATCTCCTCAGAGCTGTCCAAACCCAGGAGaagcaaaaattgaatttg ACGGCTACAATTCAGGTGCTGAAGAAGGCTGGTAGACCCTCGGAGCGTCTGGTGAGTCATGAAAACTGCAGATTTAAGAAACCAATGGAGCATGAGTGTGTGCATCTCCATGAGATAACAGAAGCTGCTGGAACTGAAGAGGCAGAAGCAGATGCCCAGTATGATAATGATCTCAAGGAAGCCATTAGAGGGGTGCAGGATGCTGTGACCGCTATAAATGAGCATTTGGAAGAAGTCAGATATGAAATTGCTGCCCTTGAAGCTGAGTAA